Proteins co-encoded in one Paraburkholderia terrae genomic window:
- a CDS encoding MBL fold metallo-hydrolase gives MRFASLGSGSEGNALLVEAQSGVTTTRILLDCGFSGKEVARRLERLGAGVDELDAILITHEHSDHIGSALTLARKLSIPLYMSWGTARAVGADEADVDLHVMWGDEAVAIGDLSVLPYTVPHDAREPLQYIFSDGASRLGVLTDVGTSTPHISAVLSGCDALVLECNHDVQMLAGSRYPPSLKARIGGNHGHLNNDAAADILASLDRSKLRHLVAAHLSQQNNLPELAQAAMAGVLGAAATEVVVATQSDGFGWLSL, from the coding sequence GTGCGATTCGCCAGTCTGGGAAGCGGCAGTGAAGGCAATGCGTTGCTGGTCGAAGCCCAAAGCGGTGTCACGACTACGCGCATCCTGCTGGACTGCGGCTTCTCGGGCAAAGAAGTCGCCCGGCGGCTGGAACGGCTGGGCGCGGGCGTCGACGAGCTCGACGCCATTCTCATCACACACGAACACAGCGATCACATCGGCAGCGCGCTGACACTGGCGCGCAAGCTGTCCATTCCGTTGTACATGAGCTGGGGCACGGCCCGCGCCGTGGGCGCCGACGAAGCCGATGTCGATCTGCATGTGATGTGGGGCGACGAAGCCGTCGCAATCGGCGATCTGAGCGTGCTGCCGTACACCGTGCCGCACGACGCGCGCGAGCCGCTGCAATACATATTCTCCGATGGCGCATCGCGCCTGGGCGTGTTGACCGACGTCGGCACGTCGACGCCGCATATCAGCGCGGTGCTGAGCGGATGCGATGCGCTCGTGCTGGAATGCAATCACGATGTGCAGATGCTGGCGGGTTCGCGCTATCCGCCGTCGCTGAAGGCGCGGATCGGCGGCAATCATGGGCATCTGAACAACGACGCGGCGGCGGATATTCTCGCGTCGCTCGATCGCTCGAAGCTGCGGCACCTGGTGGCGGCGCATCTGAGTCAGCAGAACAATCTGCCTGAACTGGCGCAGGCTGCGATGGCTGGCGTGCTAGGCGCGGCGGCAACAGAAGTGGTGGTGGCGACGCAAAGCGACGGGTTCGGCTGGTTGAGCCTTTAA
- a CDS encoding helix-turn-helix domain-containing protein: protein MSEPQHPQPHDMDTHSDRPLPAAVPAAVPTGFDSLGAVGARLAQLRESKGWSVEDVSARLKVSPGKLRGLEAGDLTQLPDTTFALGVLRSYAKMVGADPAPMTQALRREKGVPEPALTMPASAGTDLPRGKVSLSLGGGAPRRRSWMWGIALAVVVLIALAMWHTNNGDSTAWLTRLKGIAGSATSTETASSSAAQAASGSAVTGEISASDSAAQTDTQAAAEGASATPMPTPLPMAGVAPASTVASASTVASASTVASASTVASASTPAAAAPKAASAAPAVAAAASASESSVAPEGSSTVALSVKQDSWFSVRQKDGKEVFSGLVHAGENKEVSGMPPLKVTVGNKAGLDSITLDGQPVDPAKYASAKGNVARFALP from the coding sequence ATGAGTGAGCCGCAGCACCCGCAACCGCACGACATGGATACGCATTCGGATCGACCGCTGCCGGCGGCCGTGCCGGCAGCCGTGCCGACCGGGTTCGACTCGCTGGGCGCCGTCGGCGCGCGGCTCGCGCAGTTGCGCGAGTCAAAAGGCTGGTCGGTCGAGGACGTGTCCGCGCGCCTGAAGGTTTCGCCGGGCAAGCTGCGCGGGCTCGAAGCAGGCGATCTCACCCAGTTGCCGGACACCACGTTCGCGCTGGGCGTCTTGCGCAGTTACGCAAAAATGGTGGGTGCCGATCCCGCCCCGATGACGCAGGCGCTGCGCCGCGAAAAGGGCGTGCCAGAACCTGCGCTGACCATGCCGGCGTCGGCGGGCACCGATCTGCCGCGCGGGAAAGTGTCGCTGTCGCTGGGCGGCGGTGCGCCGCGTCGCCGTTCGTGGATGTGGGGCATCGCGCTCGCTGTGGTCGTGCTGATCGCGCTCGCCATGTGGCATACGAACAATGGTGACTCGACCGCGTGGCTCACGCGTTTGAAAGGCATCGCCGGCAGTGCGACGTCGACGGAAACGGCATCGTCGAGTGCAGCACAGGCCGCAAGCGGTTCGGCTGTGACGGGCGAAATCAGCGCGTCGGATTCGGCGGCGCAAACGGATACGCAAGCGGCTGCCGAAGGCGCGTCGGCGACGCCGATGCCCACGCCGCTTCCGATGGCAGGCGTTGCGCCGGCATCGACGGTCGCATCGGCATCGACGGTCGCATCGGCATCGACGGTCGCATCGGCATCGACGGTCGCATCGGCATCGACGCCGGCTGCTGCGGCGCCGAAGGCCGCGAGCGCTGCGCCGGCCGTCGCGGCGGCTGCGTCGGCGAGCGAGTCGTCGGTCGCGCCGGAAGGTTCGTCGACGGTCGCGCTGTCGGTCAAGCAGGACAGTTGGTTCAGCGTGCGCCAGAAGGACGGCAAGGAAGTATTCTCCGGCCTCGTACACGCGGGTGAAAACAAGGAAGTCAGCGGGATGCCGCCGCTCAAGGTGACGGTCGGCAACAAGGCGGGTCTGGACTCGATCACGCTGGACGGCCAGCCGGTCGACCCGGCCAAATATGCGTCGGCGAAGGGCAATGTGGCACGCTTCGCGCTGCCCTGA
- a CDS encoding class I SAM-dependent methyltransferase encodes MTDGQNPRVSGANHAAIGEPSRWVKRWVHLVEAGGAVLDVASGAGRHARFFASRGHPVTAIDRDAAALESMSDMDGITTLAADIENGPWPLPADAQFAAVVVTNYLHRPLFPQLLGALAPGGVLIYETFAKGNETVGKPSNPAFLLAPGELLDTVRGLLRVVAFQAGFLAEPRPAYVQRICAVREPDGSVETKDTGVPPRYDLTG; translated from the coding sequence ATGACGGACGGCCAGAACCCGCGCGTGTCGGGCGCAAACCATGCGGCGATCGGTGAGCCATCGCGCTGGGTCAAGCGCTGGGTACACCTGGTCGAAGCGGGCGGCGCGGTGCTCGACGTGGCATCGGGAGCGGGGCGGCACGCGCGGTTTTTCGCGTCGCGCGGCCATCCCGTTACGGCAATCGACCGCGATGCCGCCGCTCTGGAGTCGATGAGCGACATGGACGGCATCACGACCCTCGCCGCCGATATCGAAAACGGTCCGTGGCCGTTGCCGGCGGATGCGCAATTCGCAGCCGTCGTCGTCACGAACTATCTGCACCGTCCGCTCTTTCCCCAATTGCTGGGTGCGCTGGCGCCTGGCGGCGTGCTGATCTACGAAACCTTCGCGAAGGGCAACGAAACGGTCGGCAAGCCTTCGAACCCCGCTTTTCTGCTCGCGCCCGGCGAGCTGCTCGACACGGTGCGTGGACTGTTACGTGTCGTTGCATTTCAAGCTGGATTCCTCGCGGAGCCGCGTCCCGCTTACGTGCAGCGCATTTGCGCGGTGCGCGAGCCGGATGGGTCGGTCGAAACGAAAGATACGGGTGTTCCCCCGCGTTACGATCTGACCGGTTAA
- a CDS encoding Bax inhibitor-1/YccA family protein — MNDYPNTFGRGGSVTTAETRNRVLRNTYWLLALSMVPTVLGAWVGVATGFSLFAATSPAMSMLAFFAIAFGFMFAIQKTKDSSVGVFVLLGFTFFMGLMLSRLLSFILGFSNGPQLIMLAFGGTGVIFAAMATIATVSKRDFSGLGKWLFVGVIVLLLAMVANVFLQLPALMLTVSVLAIVIFSAYMLFDVQRVVNGGETNYITATLAIYLDLYNVFVNLLALLGIFGGNRN, encoded by the coding sequence ATGAACGATTATCCCAATACCTTTGGCCGGGGCGGCAGCGTCACCACGGCCGAAACCCGCAACCGGGTACTGCGCAACACCTACTGGCTGCTCGCGCTGTCGATGGTGCCGACCGTCCTCGGCGCGTGGGTGGGCGTCGCCACCGGCTTCTCGCTGTTCGCCGCCACCAGCCCGGCGATGAGCATGCTCGCGTTCTTCGCCATCGCGTTCGGCTTCATGTTCGCGATCCAGAAGACGAAGGACAGCTCCGTCGGCGTGTTCGTGCTGCTCGGCTTCACGTTCTTCATGGGCCTGATGCTGTCGCGCCTGCTGAGCTTCATCCTGGGCTTTTCGAACGGGCCGCAGCTGATCATGCTCGCCTTCGGTGGCACTGGTGTGATCTTCGCCGCGATGGCGACGATCGCCACGGTCAGCAAGCGTGACTTCTCGGGCCTCGGCAAATGGCTGTTCGTCGGCGTGATCGTGCTGCTGCTGGCCATGGTTGCGAATGTGTTTCTGCAACTGCCTGCGCTGATGCTGACGGTGTCCGTGCTCGCGATCGTGATCTTCTCGGCCTACATGCTGTTCGACGTGCAGCGCGTCGTGAACGGCGGCGAGACGAACTACATCACGGCGACGCTTGCGATCTATCTCGACCTGTACAACGTGTTCGTGAACCTGCTGGCGCTCCTCGGCATCTTCGGCGGCAACCGTAACTGA
- the ndk gene encoding nucleoside-diphosphate kinase, whose translation MAIERTLSIIKPDAVAKNVIGQIYSRFENAGLKIVASRMVHLSRADAEKFYAVHAERPFFKDLVEFMISGPVQVQVLEGEGAILKNRDLMGATDPKKADKGTIRADFADSIDANAVHGSDAVETARGEIAFFFPEVNVYSR comes from the coding sequence ATGGCGATCGAACGCACCCTGTCGATTATCAAGCCGGACGCAGTGGCCAAGAACGTGATCGGCCAGATCTACAGCCGCTTCGAAAACGCTGGCCTGAAGATCGTGGCATCGCGCATGGTTCACCTGTCGCGCGCTGACGCAGAGAAGTTCTACGCTGTGCATGCAGAACGCCCGTTCTTCAAGGATCTGGTTGAATTCATGATCTCCGGCCCGGTGCAGGTTCAAGTCCTGGAAGGCGAAGGCGCCATCCTGAAGAACCGCGACCTGATGGGTGCAACGGATCCGAAGAAGGCCGACAAGGGCACGATCCGTGCTGACTTCGCCGACAGCATCGACGCGAACGCAGTCCATGGCTCGGACGCAGTGGAAACGGCACGCGGCGAAATCGCGTTCTTCTTCCCGGAAGTCAACGTCTACTCGCGCTAA
- the dapA gene encoding 4-hydroxy-tetrahydrodipicolinate synthase produces the protein MANGTQQDGVAIRGSIPAIITPMLEDGSLDLPAFRKLVDWHIEEGTNGLVVVGTSGESATLSVEEHVLMVRTAVEQAAGRIPVIAGAGANSTTEAIELTEQAKKVGADATLQVVPYYNKPTQEGIYRHFSKIAETVDLPVILYNVPGRTVADMSNETILRLANVPGIIGVKEATGNIDRAAHLIKSAPAHFGIYSGDDPTAIALMLLGGHGNISVTANIAPRLMSDLCKAALAADAKTAREIHLKLLSLHKNLFIESNPIPAKWALQQLGRVKGGIRLPLTPLDARYHDVVRAALREAGLLG, from the coding sequence ATGGCTAACGGCACTCAGCAAGACGGCGTCGCGATTCGCGGCAGCATTCCCGCCATCATCACTCCGATGCTCGAAGACGGCAGTCTCGATCTCCCCGCCTTCCGCAAACTGGTCGACTGGCACATCGAAGAGGGCACGAACGGTCTGGTCGTGGTCGGCACGAGCGGCGAGTCGGCGACGCTGTCGGTCGAGGAGCACGTGCTGATGGTCCGGACAGCCGTCGAGCAGGCAGCCGGCCGCATCCCCGTGATCGCAGGCGCGGGCGCCAATTCGACGACGGAAGCCATCGAGCTGACCGAGCAGGCGAAGAAAGTGGGTGCCGATGCCACGCTTCAGGTCGTGCCGTACTACAACAAGCCGACGCAGGAAGGCATCTACCGCCATTTCTCGAAAATCGCCGAAACTGTCGATCTTCCCGTGATCCTGTACAACGTGCCGGGCCGCACGGTCGCGGACATGTCGAACGAGACCATTCTGCGTCTCGCGAACGTGCCGGGGATCATCGGCGTGAAGGAAGCGACGGGCAACATCGACCGCGCTGCGCATCTGATCAAGTCGGCGCCGGCGCACTTCGGCATCTACAGCGGCGACGATCCGACCGCGATTGCACTGATGCTGCTGGGCGGCCATGGCAATATCTCGGTGACGGCGAACATCGCGCCGCGCCTGATGAGCGACCTGTGCAAGGCCGCGCTCGCAGCCGACGCGAAGACGGCGCGAGAAATCCATCTGAAACTTCTCTCGCTGCACAAGAACCTCTTCATCGAATCGAATCCGATTCCCGCCAAGTGGGCGTTGCAGCAACTGGGCCGCGTCAAGGGCGGCATCCGTCTGCCTCTCACGCCGCTCGACGCGCGTTACCACGACGTGGTTCGCGCCGCGCTGCGCGAGGCTGGGCTGCTCGGCTGA
- the ispG gene encoding flavodoxin-dependent (E)-4-hydroxy-3-methylbut-2-enyl-diphosphate synthase, protein MHSDQVKSSSQIVSTVPVFGGHAPRRRSHAVDVRWGGQLVTIGGDAPVRVQSMTNTDTADAIGTAIQIKELAQAGSELVRITVNTPEAAAAVPAVREQLDRMGVTVPLVGDFHYNGHLLLRDYPGCAESLSKYRINPGNVGQGAKRDTQFAQMIEAAARYDKPVRIGVNWGSLDQDLLARMMDENATRAEPWEAQSVMYEALIQSAIGSAERAVELGLGRDKIILSCKVSGVQDLIAVYQELARRCDFALHLGLTEAGMGSKGIVASTAALSVLLQQGIGDTIRISLTPEPGASRTGEVIVGQEILQTMGLRSFTPMVIACPGCGRTTSTLFQELASQIQTYLRTQMPMWRDTYPGVEKMHVAVMGCIVNGPGESKHANIGISLPGSGENPAAPVFIDGVKVKTLRGEHIAQEFQQIVSDYVERTYGRAEATN, encoded by the coding sequence ATGCACTCCGATCAAGTGAAATCCAGCAGTCAGATTGTTTCGACCGTGCCGGTGTTCGGCGGTCATGCGCCGCGTCGCCGCTCGCATGCGGTCGACGTCCGTTGGGGCGGCCAGCTCGTGACGATCGGCGGCGACGCGCCCGTGCGCGTGCAGTCGATGACGAACACCGATACGGCAGACGCGATCGGCACGGCAATCCAGATCAAGGAACTCGCGCAGGCTGGCTCGGAACTCGTCCGTATCACGGTCAACACGCCGGAAGCGGCGGCCGCCGTGCCCGCGGTTCGCGAGCAGCTCGACCGCATGGGCGTCACAGTGCCGCTGGTCGGCGATTTCCACTACAACGGCCATCTGCTGCTGCGCGACTATCCGGGCTGCGCGGAGTCGCTGTCGAAGTACCGGATCAATCCCGGCAACGTCGGCCAGGGTGCGAAGCGCGACACGCAGTTCGCGCAGATGATCGAAGCGGCCGCGAGGTACGACAAGCCGGTGCGCATCGGCGTGAACTGGGGCAGCCTCGATCAGGACCTGCTCGCACGGATGATGGACGAAAACGCCACGCGCGCCGAACCGTGGGAAGCGCAAAGCGTGATGTACGAAGCGCTGATCCAGTCGGCGATCGGCTCGGCGGAACGTGCTGTCGAACTCGGCCTTGGGCGCGACAAGATCATCCTGTCGTGCAAGGTAAGCGGCGTGCAGGATCTGATCGCTGTCTACCAGGAACTCGCGCGCCGTTGCGACTTCGCGCTGCACCTCGGCCTGACGGAAGCGGGCATGGGATCGAAGGGCATCGTCGCTTCGACGGCTGCGCTCTCCGTGCTGCTGCAACAGGGTATCGGCGACACGATCCGTATCTCGCTGACGCCGGAACCGGGCGCATCGCGCACGGGCGAAGTGATCGTCGGCCAGGAAATCCTGCAGACGATGGGCCTGCGCTCGTTCACGCCGATGGTCATCGCATGTCCCGGCTGTGGCCGCACGACGAGCACGCTGTTCCAGGAACTCGCATCGCAAATTCAGACGTATCTGCGCACGCAAATGCCGATGTGGCGCGACACGTACCCCGGCGTCGAGAAGATGCACGTCGCCGTGATGGGTTGCATCGTCAATGGTCCGGGCGAGTCCAAGCACGCGAACATCGGTATCAGCCTGCCTGGCTCGGGTGAAAACCCCGCCGCGCCCGTGTTTATCGACGGCGTGAAGGTCAAGACGCTGCGCGGCGAACACATCGCGCAGGAATTCCAGCAGATCGTGAGCGATTACGTCGAGCGCACCTATGGTCGCGCCGAAGCGACGAACTGA
- the rlmN gene encoding 23S rRNA (adenine(2503)-C(2))-methyltransferase RlmN, with protein sequence MTSSPTVNLLDLDAAGLVAYCDSLGEKPFRAKQLQRWLHQYNAADFDGMTDLAKSLREKLKGRASITMPPIVSDHISTDGTRKWLVDVGNGNAVETVFIPEETRGTLCVSSQAGCAVNCRFCSTGKQGFSRNLSTGEIIGQLRMAEFALRASLGAAGGRATGGEGKGERVVTNVVMMGMGEPLLNYDAVVPAMRLMLDDNAYGLSRRRVTLSTSGVVPMMDRLGADLPVALAVSLHAPNDALRDVLVPLNKKYPLRELMAACQRYLKVAPRDFITFEYCMLDGVNDSEAHARELLAVTRDVPCKFNLIPFNPFPESGLFRSKNEQIKRFAQVLIDAGVVTTVRKTRGDDIDAACGQLAGAVKDRTRLAERTGKSKVIEVRAV encoded by the coding sequence ATGACGAGCAGTCCCACCGTCAACCTTCTCGATCTCGACGCCGCTGGCCTCGTCGCGTATTGCGACAGCCTCGGCGAGAAGCCGTTTCGCGCCAAGCAATTGCAGCGCTGGCTACACCAGTACAACGCTGCCGACTTCGACGGGATGACCGATCTCGCGAAGTCCTTGCGCGAAAAGCTGAAAGGGCGTGCATCGATTACGATGCCGCCCATCGTCAGCGACCATATTTCCACCGACGGCACACGCAAGTGGCTCGTCGACGTCGGTAACGGCAATGCCGTTGAAACCGTCTTCATCCCCGAAGAAACGCGTGGCACGCTGTGCGTGTCGTCGCAGGCGGGGTGCGCCGTCAACTGCCGGTTCTGTTCGACGGGCAAGCAAGGTTTCTCACGCAATCTCAGCACGGGCGAAATCATCGGCCAGCTGCGCATGGCCGAATTTGCGCTGCGCGCGTCGCTCGGCGCGGCCGGTGGGCGCGCGACGGGCGGTGAGGGTAAGGGCGAGCGCGTCGTCACGAACGTCGTGATGATGGGCATGGGCGAGCCGCTGCTCAATTACGACGCCGTCGTGCCGGCCATGCGCCTGATGCTCGACGACAACGCCTACGGCCTGTCGCGCCGGCGCGTCACGCTGTCCACCTCGGGCGTGGTGCCGATGATGGACCGGCTCGGCGCCGATCTGCCCGTGGCACTCGCCGTTTCGCTGCACGCGCCGAACGACGCGCTGCGCGACGTGCTGGTGCCGCTCAACAAGAAGTATCCGCTGCGCGAGCTGATGGCCGCGTGCCAGCGGTATCTGAAAGTCGCGCCGCGTGACTTCATCACATTCGAATACTGCATGCTCGACGGCGTGAACGACAGCGAGGCGCACGCACGCGAGTTGCTGGCCGTCACGCGCGACGTGCCGTGCAAATTCAACCTGATTCCGTTCAATCCGTTCCCGGAATCGGGGCTGTTTCGCTCGAAAAACGAGCAGATCAAGCGTTTCGCGCAAGTGTTGATCGACGCGGGGGTCGTCACGACAGTTCGCAAGACGCGCGGCGACGATATCGACGCTGCCTGCGGTCAGCTGGCGGGCGCGGTCAAGGACCGCACGCGCCTGGCCGAGCGCACCGGCAAGTCGAAGGTCATCGAAGTCCGCGCCGTGTAA
- the bamC gene encoding outer membrane protein assembly factor BamC has protein sequence MKRSALSLHATRLAALTLAAGAIASLSGCESLNDMLASDRVNYKATASAPPLAVPSDLSAAQIDQRYVAPPAGAALGGATERAKTAAGNLTEGVPTAQDPLGMHIERDGDRRWLVVDGRSPEQLWPQLQEFWTENGFSLKTDAPTTGIMSTDWAENRANIPDDWFRRTIGKVVDFAYSSGTRDSFRTLVSRDASGATDISITHSAMEEVLTGQDKTSSRWVERPRDPALEAEFLAKLMQKFGLTDAQSKQLLTDARPATAQAQLDKSAGGATLDLPESFDRAWLRVGLALDRTNFTVDNRDREKGIYYVRYADSMQELKRDGLFGKLFYSDKSAKKDSHEFLVNVRSKGDAMTQVAVVDSNGQVDTSSDAQRIVSLLHAQLN, from the coding sequence ATGAAACGTTCCGCACTTTCCCTCCACGCAACGCGCCTGGCGGCGCTGACGCTTGCGGCTGGCGCGATCGCGTCGCTTTCTGGCTGCGAGTCGCTGAACGACATGCTCGCGTCGGACCGAGTGAACTACAAGGCAACCGCGAGTGCGCCGCCGCTCGCCGTGCCGAGCGATCTGTCCGCTGCGCAGATCGACCAGCGCTACGTGGCGCCTCCTGCCGGCGCGGCGCTTGGCGGTGCAACGGAGCGTGCCAAGACAGCAGCGGGCAACCTGACGGAAGGGGTGCCGACCGCGCAAGACCCGCTGGGCATGCATATCGAGCGCGACGGCGACCGCCGCTGGCTGGTCGTGGACGGCCGCTCGCCGGAACAGCTGTGGCCGCAGTTGCAGGAGTTCTGGACCGAGAACGGTTTCTCGCTGAAGACGGATGCGCCGACCACGGGCATCATGTCGACCGACTGGGCGGAAAACCGCGCCAACATTCCGGACGACTGGTTCCGCCGCACGATCGGCAAGGTCGTCGATTTCGCGTACTCGTCGGGCACGCGGGACAGCTTCCGCACGCTGGTTTCGCGCGACGCGAGCGGTGCGACGGATATCTCGATCACGCACTCGGCGATGGAAGAAGTGCTGACGGGGCAGGACAAGACGTCGTCGCGCTGGGTCGAACGTCCACGCGATCCCGCGCTGGAAGCTGAGTTCCTCGCCAAGCTGATGCAGAAGTTCGGCCTCACCGACGCGCAATCGAAGCAACTGCTGACGGACGCGCGTCCGGCGACGGCGCAGGCGCAACTCGACAAGAGCGCGGGCGGCGCGACGCTCGACCTGCCTGAATCGTTCGATCGCGCGTGGCTGCGCGTCGGCCTTGCGCTCGACCGCACGAACTTCACCGTCGACAACCGCGATCGCGAAAAGGGCATCTACTACGTGCGCTACGCGGATTCGATGCAGGAACTCAAGCGCGACGGCCTGTTCGGCAAGCTGTTCTACAGCGACAAGAGCGCGAAAAAAGACAGCCACGAATTCCTCGTCAACGTGCGCTCGAAGGGCGACGCGATGACGCAGGTTGCCGTCGTCGACTCGAATGGCCAGGTGGATACGTCGTCGGACGCGCAGCGCATCGTGTCGCTGCTGCATGCGCAACTGAACTAA
- a CDS encoding tryptophan--tRNA ligase — protein sequence MYPDRIFSGMRPTGSLHLGHYHGVLKNWVRLQSEYPCFFCVVDWHALTTHYETPEVIEKNVWDVLIDWLASGIDPAQATLFIQSRVPEHAELSLLLGMSTPLSWLERVPTYKEQIEKLRDKDLGTYGFLGYPVLMAADILLYRASLVPVGEDQVPHVEMAREMARRFNHMYGREPGFEEKANEAAKKLGGKRSKLYHELRVAYQQEGHEEALEKARAMLSESQSLSMSDRERLFGYLEGSRKIILPEPQVLLTEASRMPGLDGQKMSKSYGNTIGLREDAETITKKVRTMPTDPARVRRTDPGDPDKCPVWQLHQVYTDADTHEWVQKGCRTAGIGCLECKQPVIEGILREQQPMLERAQKYMDDPSLLRAIVADGCDKARRFASETMRDVREAMGLSYT from the coding sequence ATGTACCCCGACCGTATCTTCTCCGGCATGCGGCCTACCGGCTCGCTGCACCTCGGCCACTATCACGGCGTGCTGAAAAACTGGGTGCGTCTGCAATCCGAGTACCCGTGTTTCTTCTGCGTGGTCGACTGGCATGCGCTGACGACGCACTATGAAACGCCGGAAGTCATCGAGAAGAACGTCTGGGATGTGCTGATCGACTGGCTTGCTTCGGGCATCGATCCGGCGCAGGCGACGCTGTTCATCCAGAGCCGCGTGCCCGAGCACGCCGAACTCTCGCTGCTGCTCGGCATGAGCACGCCGCTGAGCTGGCTCGAACGCGTGCCGACCTACAAGGAACAGATCGAGAAGCTGCGCGACAAGGATCTCGGCACGTACGGCTTCCTCGGCTATCCCGTGCTGATGGCCGCTGACATCCTGCTGTACCGTGCTTCGCTCGTTCCCGTCGGCGAGGATCAAGTGCCGCACGTCGAAATGGCGCGCGAAATGGCGCGGCGCTTCAACCACATGTACGGGCGCGAACCCGGCTTCGAAGAAAAGGCGAACGAAGCCGCGAAGAAGCTCGGCGGCAAGCGCTCGAAGCTTTATCACGAACTGCGCGTCGCGTATCAGCAGGAAGGCCACGAAGAAGCGCTCGAAAAGGCGCGCGCGATGCTGTCGGAGTCGCAAAGCCTGTCGATGAGCGATCGCGAGCGCCTGTTCGGCTACCTCGAAGGCTCGCGCAAGATCATCCTGCCCGAGCCGCAGGTGCTGCTGACGGAAGCGTCGCGGATGCCCGGTCTCGACGGCCAGAAGATGTCGAAGTCGTACGGCAACACGATCGGCCTGCGCGAAGACGCCGAGACGATCACGAAGAAGGTCCGCACCATGCCGACCGACCCGGCGCGCGTGCGCCGCACCGATCCGGGCGATCCGGACAAGTGCCCGGTGTGGCAGCTTCATCAGGTCTACACCGACGCCGACACGCACGAGTGGGTGCAGAAGGGCTGCCGCACGGCGGGCATTGGGTGTCTGGAGTGCAAGCAGCCGGTGATCGAAGGCATTCTGCGTGAGCAGCAGCCGATGCTCGAGCGCGCGCAGAAGTATATGGACGATCCGTCGCTGTTGCGCGCGATCGTCGCCGACGGCTGCGACAAGGCGCGCCGTTTCGCCTCGGAGACGATGCGCGACGTGCGCGAAGCGATGGGCCTGTCGTACACCTGA